The following coding sequences lie in one Arachis hypogaea cultivar Tifrunner chromosome 4, arahy.Tifrunner.gnm2.J5K5, whole genome shotgun sequence genomic window:
- the LOC112797724 gene encoding uncharacterized protein, with product MEFFQNAKVVRLKSYHDKYLMANGDGETIYQDLQGCYDNAKWTVEILNHDNNLIRLKSFFGNYLTATNIPFLLGSAGKKVMQQPLPSNLLNSSSFEWEPIRDGMLVKLKTRDGGGFLRANDFRLRPWKNSVTHDNPHRTATANWILWDVEIVESREQESDDKPIEHRELDKNRSPEKRWKNYIL from the exons ATGGAATTCTTCCAAAATGCCAAAGTTGTGCGCCTAAAGAGCTACCATGACAAGTACTTAATGGCAAACGGTGATGGAGAAACCATTTATCAAGACCTCCAAGGATGTTATGACAATGCCAAATGGACGGTGGAGATTTTGAATCATGATAACAACTTGATCCGATTGAAGAGTTTTTTTGGGAATTACTTAACAGCCACCAACATCCCATTCCTATTAGGATCCGCGGGCAAGAAAGTCATGCAACAACCACTTCCTTCAAATTTGTtgaattcttcatcatttgaatGGGAACCCATAAGAGATGGGATGCTG GTGAAACTCAAGACACGTGATGGCGGCGGATTCTTGCGAGCCAACGATTTCCGGCTACGGCCGTGGAAGAACTCCGTCACACACGACAACCCTCATAGAACTGCAACAGCAAATTGGATTCTTTGGGACGTGGAAATTGTGGAGTCAAGAGAACAAGAATCCGATGATAAACCAATTGAG caCAGAGAATTAGATAAAAATAGATCACCAGAAAAAAGATGGAAGAATTATATTTTGTGA
- the LOC112797723 gene encoding beta-glucuronosyltransferase GlcAT14A: MKKPKHHLAQPPSPRQQRRRIVVFRLGIATLLFLLTLILFAATTLTSPILSSYLLPTSITVSITRSLFVESKLHALPIPPLSDSVPPRLAYLISGSKGDAHALTRTLLALYHPRNRYILHLDREASETERGELKRYVFGHALFMRFGNVRLISKANLITYRGPTMVANTLHAAAIALREWSDWDWFINLSASDYPLVTQDDILHVFSTLSRNVSFVDHTGDLGWKDQYRARPLMVDPGLYLAQKKDLFWITQKRSRPTQFKLFTGSAWMVLSRSFVDYMIWGWDTLPRTLLMYYTNFVSSPEGYFHTLICNAKEFRNSTVNSDLHFISWDNPPKQHPLYLNPADYEKIVGSNAPFARKFPRNDSVLLDKIDKELLSKVGAERAVPGGWCIGSRENGTDPCSVVGNTTTLRPGPGSERLQTLINSLLSPENFKPKQCV; the protein is encoded by the exons ATGAAGAAACCAAAGCACCACCTGGCACAGCCACCGTCACCACGGCAACAACGAAGACGCATCGTCGTTTTCAGACTCGGCATtgccacgcttctcttccttcTCACCCTCATCCTCTTCGCCGCAACCACACTAACCTCTCCCATTCTCTCTTCCTACCTTCTTCCGACATCAATAACCGTCTCCATCACGCGCTCCCTCTTCGTCGAATCCAAACTCCACGCTCTCCCCATTCCCCCGCTCTCCGATTCCGTTCCTCCGCGTCTCGCATACCTCATTTCTGGCTCCAAAGGCGACGCACACGCGCTCACGCGCACTCTCCTCGCGCTCTACCACCCGCGCAACCGCTACATTCTCCACCTTGACCGCGAGGCCTCTGAAACGGAGCGTGGGGAGTTAAAGAGGTACGTGTTTGGACACGCGCTGTTCATGAGGTTTGGGAATGTGAGGTTGATTTCAAAGGCCAACCTCATCACGTACCGTGGGCCAACGATGGTGGCGAACACGCTCCACGCGGCGGCGATTGCGCTTAGAGAGTGGAGCGATTGGGATTGGTTCATCAACCTCAGCGCGTCGGATTATCCACTCGTTACTCAAGATG ATATCCTTCACGTGTTCTCAACCTTGTCTCGCAATGTTAGTTTCGTCGATCATACTGGTGACCTTGGGTGGAAAGA TCAGTATCGTGCAAGGCCACTAATGGTCGATCCAGGGTTGTACCTGGCacagaaaaaagatcttttttggaTTACTCAGAAGAGGAGTAGGCCAACACAATTCAAGCTTTTCACAG GTTCCGCGTGGATGGTGCTGTCAAGATCGTTTGTTGATTACATGATATGGGGATGGGACACCCTACCTCGGACCCTCCTCATGTACTACACGAATTTCGTATCTTCCCCTGAAGGATACTTCCACACTCTCATATGCAATGCCAAAGAGTTCAGGAACTCAACTGTTAACAGTGACCTACATTTCATTTCTTGGGACAATCCTCCTAAGCAACACCCTCTCTACCTCAATCCAGCTGATTACGAAAAGATAGTTGGCAGCAATGCCCCTTTTGCCAGGAAGTTCCCCAGAAACGATTCGGTTTTGTTGGACAAAATCGATAAGGAACTATTGTCCAAAGTTGGTGCTGAAAGGGCTGTTCCTGGAGGGTGGTGCATAGGAAGCAGGGAGAATGGGACTGATCCCTGTTCTGTAGTTGGTAATACTACTACTCTTAGACCTGGCCCCGGTTCAGAAAGGCTTCAAACTTTAATTAATTCATTGTTATCACCAGAAAATTTTAAGCCAAAACAATGTGTATAA